ATTCACTCCTTGAAACTCGGGAGTCATGGACAACCGCAAAGACTGCTCGACTACCTCGTGGTTGATCCAGTTGAAACGATCCTGCTCGTCGGCGGCGGCGCGCCCACTCAAGTCCCGTCCCCCGCACGCTTCGCACTGCACAAGATAATCGTCTCGCAACGACGGAATTCGATCGAAACAGCCAAAAAGCGCAAGGATCTGCTCCAGGCGCAACAGCTCATCGAACTGCTCCTTGAAGATGACCCGGATGCACTGCGCAGCGCTTATAAAGACCTCAAGGGTCGGGGGCCGAAATGGAACGCGTATTTTAAAGATGGGGTTGGGGGACTTGGAAATGTGGCTGTCAAACAGAGTCTTGCCGAAACCTGCGAGATATATTGATAATTATTCGAGTTGTAGCGTTCATTCCTTGTAACGGAACTAGCCGAACAATCCAAAGAAAGACAATATTAATATTGATACAATTTCAGTCGAGTGATTGGTTTTAATCTATATGTTTACTGATAAAAGATCTAGACGTGATAGATTTTTTAGATGTGGCATGGCTAAAAGATATTATAATATGCATACATCGATAATGAATTTAATCATTAAATAATATTAATTTAAATCCACAAATAATCTAACACTACAATCATTTATAATGACAAAATCATTTATTGATAAAATCAGAACAAATTCAATTGTTACACCTGTTAAAAAAATTTTAATCTCGAAAAATGCGATGAAAATTAGCGATTGACAGAAAATAAAACTGAAAAATGTGAAAATGCATATAATCTGAAATAGTTTCAAATTCTATTTTCCAAAATATTAGAAATGAATTAGAAAAACTATATAATAAAAGTTCAAAGATAACAAATGAAAACTTATTGATGTTATACATCGGCATAGCAAATCGTGACAGATCAATTTTTTCAAAAATATTAACGAATGAAAAAATTAAAACTAATATTTTTTAGTTCAACGTTTTCAAATAACGCTGTTGAAAATGAAATAACAGCAATGGAACTTGCTGATGGTTGTGTTGACGGAATATCACATGCTATACATAATTGCATGCTTAGAATAAAAAAATCTGCTTTTTTCAAAAAAACAGGTCCTTCCGGAATTGCTGTGGGTAAATGACTTGATTAGGAGTCTTCTCACGGAGGACGCCGATGAGAGACACCGAACTTTACGCGCAGATTCTTGGAGTCAAAGCCCCTTGGTTTGTTGATAAGGTTGATCTGAAAGTATCCGAGAATAGTGTTGATATTTGGTTAGATCATGGCCCAGGGGAGCGCTGGCCCTGCCCAGAATGCGGCAAGCTTCTGCCCTGTCGGGACCATGCAGGGGAACGAGTCTGGCGCCATCTGGATACGTGTCAGTTCAAGATGTTACTTCATGCCCGAGTTCCGCGAGTGGAATGTCCGGAGCATGGAGTGCACCAGGCGCTTGTGCCCTGGGCTGAACCACGGTCGCGCTTCACGTTGCTCATGGAACGCTGGATCATAGATGTGCTCACAGAGCGCACGACAGTGGAAGGCTCTCGGCGCTTGCTGAAACTCACATGGGATGAGGTTTGGGGAGTAATGGAGCGGGCTGTTCGACGAGGCCTTTCACGCAAGGAGGCCCGTCCGATTCATTATCTCGGAGTGGACGAGAAAGCATTCCGCAAAGGGCACTCCTACATGACCATCGTCTGCGATCTTATGCGAAGCACGGTCGAGCATGTTTCTGAAGAGCGGAAGAAGAGCAGCCTGGAGGAATATTACCGCAGGCTCTCGCCAGGCCAACTGGAATCCATAAGGGCCATCGCGATGGATATGTGGGAGCCATATTTCACGGCGACCATGGCGCATGTGCCGGATGCCGGAGCCAAAATCGTCCACGACAGATTTCATGTCATGGAAAATATCCTGACTTTCTGCCGCCACCGGATCACCAACGGCGTCGCCGAAGGGTTGAACAGCAAGATCATGAGCATCAAGCGAAAGGCGTGTGGGTACAGCAACAAGGATCATTTCAAGACGGCGATCTATTTTTTCTGCGGCGGACTCGATCTGTACCCGAGTTCAGTTTGAACTCGTTACCCACAGAGTTTCCGGAAGGACCAAAATTTAGAGTGGACAGTTTTGACAGCAGTTGTCCACGGATTCAGGTTGAAAAGAGTGGTTTGATTCCACGTTAATCCAATAAACGTAGTCGATGCGAAAATTCACAAAGGAAATAATATGGATCTAATCATATCAATTACATTGTTTTCAATTTGTATTTCAAGTTTTTTTATAAATAAGAAATATTTGTTTTCTATGATTATTTGTATGTGGATATGGTATTTAGTTCAATTTGTAGCGATCACGCCTCTAGATCCAAAGTATATAATTATATTGTATGGCATATGCTTTGTTCCATCGATTATCGTCTCTATTCGAAGTAATAATAGATTTTATGGATATTTTTCTGCTTTTTTTAAATTTTTAATGCTTTTAATTTGTTTTATTTTTATTGTGATGTCTTCTTTGGTGATGTCGTATTATCATGTATACGGTCAATTTGGGGAGACTCAGCTTCTTGGAGTTCTTCAAACAAACGTCAATGAGTCTTTAGAGGGTTTGAAAATATTTGTGGGGTTAAGATTTTTTGTATACTTCATATTATTTTGCACTTTAATCAATATTCCAGGTATTTTAAGTAGATTTTCACGTATTAAATGTAGTAATTTAAATAATTTGAAATTATCTGTAAGATTTGCGATGAGCTTATTGTCAGTTGTTTATGTAGCTTATGTGTGTCTACATCAAGATTTTGACCAAAAGAATATGATGGTAAGACTTGTAAAGTCATATTTTAAAACATATAAAAGAAGTTTTGAAATTGTCGAGCAGAGAAAGAGTATTCAAGTGCCCGATTATGTATTGAGGTCTGTTGCGGAAAATAAAACGATCATTCTTGTCGTAGGAGAGTCAGTTACCAGGAATCATATGGGAGCATATGGGTATTTCAGAGATACGACACCTTGGCTGAATCAACAGGTTGAAGAGGGAAAGGCTCTTTTATTTGAAAACGCATTTTCATCCCACGCACTTACTGCGTTGACTGTTCCCTTGATTTTAAGTGAATCCGGGCAAAAACATTTTGATGATATTCCAACTCTTCCTTCTGTCATAAATATTTTAAGTAAATTCAATTTTAATACATACTGGTTTTCAAATCAAGGTCAGCTCCAGGGAGCATTATACTTGTTTCCACTTTTGAATGAATCTAAATTTAAGTATTTTTCCACTGTGCAATATTTAAATAGGTCTAAAAAATATGATTTTGAGTTGATTGATCATATTCGAAAGAACGTCGACTTTTCAAAATCAAATTTTGTTGTCGTTCACTTGATGGGAAGTCATTTTCATTACAAATATAGGTATCCTAAAGATTTCACTCCTAATCTTCAGGACATTGAGATTGGGTTTTACGGAATTCATAAACCAGACAAGATAGATAAAATCGATTCTTATGATAAAAGTATTGCATACACAGATTATTTTTTGGAATCATTGTCAAAAACATTTAAAGATGATGATAATGTAGCAATTGTATATGTTAGTGATCATGGTGAAAGTGTGGTTGGAAATTTCCAACACGATTATTCTAAAGAAATGAATACAGATATATTTTCTATTCCTTTTTTTGTATGGACTTCAAATGGATTTATAAATAATTTTAAAAGTGATTTAAATATCTTAATGAAATATGTTGGTAATTATTTTACGAATGATAGGACGAATGATATTATCAAGTATTTATCTGGAATTGACGTTAAGTTGAGTGATGTTTTTTATTCTAGCTATGAGGATGTATATATATTACATGGCAAGAAAAAATTACAAGACATCACTACTGGAGTCATTAAGGATAATGTTGAGAGAATCAGATCGCATTTCGACAGTCTCTGTATTTCAGGAAAAACAAACACTCTTAAAAAAATTATGATCGCAGAAGAAAGCGGGTTTGATGGTGTTGAAATTGATTTAATGTATGACGAACTTAGTGAAAATTTATTAGTCGCTGATCAACATAAAAATTCAGGCTTGGCTCTGAATATTTATTTAAATCAAATGAAAAATTGGAACTATAAACGTCTTTTGCTTCGAATAAATAATATTTCTCATGATAATTATGCCAGAGTATTGGCAATATTAAATAATTTGAATGTCAATTATAATATAATTGACAAAACATTGCTCTTACTTCCTCTTGATAAGACGATGTCGAGTATGGGTAATTGGAATTTGTTGCGAAATTTTGATATATATAATAAGGGTGATGATAAAAATTGCATATATTTATTAAACAGAGAAGAGATTGATATTGATTTTAATAAGTTCATTTCAGGAGGAAAATTTGTTTATTTTTTAGATGATTTGAATATTATTAAGAAAACTAATATGATGATGGGTAGCAACACTTTCGATTTCGTTGTTTACAAGGTTGTCACTGATGGCGAACTTTAGTCTTTATGGAAGCGGCCAATGTTGCCGAAGACGTTAGCATGTCTATTAGGTCCTTCCGGAATTGCTGTGGGTAAATGACTTGGTTAGGAGTCTTCTCACGGAGGACGCCGATGAGAGACACCGAACTTTACGCGCAGATTCTTGGAGTCAAAGCCCCTTGGTTTGTTGATAAGGTTGATCTGAAAGTATCCGAGAATAGTGTTGAT
This is a stretch of genomic DNA from Desulfomicrobium apsheronum. It encodes these proteins:
- a CDS encoding ISL3 family transposase; the encoded protein is MRDTELYAQILGVKAPWFVDKVDLKVSENSVDIWLDHGPGERWPCPECGKLLPCRDHAGERVWRHLDTCQFKMLLHARVPRVECPEHGVHQALVPWAEPRSRFTLLMERWIIDVLTERTTVEGSRRLLKLTWDEVWGVMERAVRRGLSRKEARPIHYLGVDEKAFRKGHSYMTIVCDLMRSTVEHVSEERKKSSLEEYYRRLSPGQLESIRAIAMDMWEPYFTATMAHVPDAGAKIVHDRFHVMENILTFCRHRITNGVAEGLNSKIMSIKRKACGYSNKDHFKTAIYFFCGGLDLYPSSV
- a CDS encoding phosphoethanolamine transferase: MDLIISITLFSICISSFFINKKYLFSMIICMWIWYLVQFVAITPLDPKYIIILYGICFVPSIIVSIRSNNRFYGYFSAFFKFLMLLICFIFIVMSSLVMSYYHVYGQFGETQLLGVLQTNVNESLEGLKIFVGLRFFVYFILFCTLINIPGILSRFSRIKCSNLNNLKLSVRFAMSLLSVVYVAYVCLHQDFDQKNMMVRLVKSYFKTYKRSFEIVEQRKSIQVPDYVLRSVAENKTIILVVGESVTRNHMGAYGYFRDTTPWLNQQVEEGKALLFENAFSSHALTALTVPLILSESGQKHFDDIPTLPSVINILSKFNFNTYWFSNQGQLQGALYLFPLLNESKFKYFSTVQYLNRSKKYDFELIDHIRKNVDFSKSNFVVVHLMGSHFHYKYRYPKDFTPNLQDIEIGFYGIHKPDKIDKIDSYDKSIAYTDYFLESLSKTFKDDDNVAIVYVSDHGESVVGNFQHDYSKEMNTDIFSIPFFVWTSNGFINNFKSDLNILMKYVGNYFTNDRTNDIIKYLSGIDVKLSDVFYSSYEDVYILHGKKKLQDITTGVIKDNVERIRSHFDSLCISGKTNTLKKIMIAEESGFDGVEIDLMYDELSENLLVADQHKNSGLALNIYLNQMKNWNYKRLLLRINNISHDNYARVLAILNNLNVNYNIIDKTLLLLPLDKTMSSMGNWNLLRNFDIYNKGDDKNCIYLLNREEIDIDFNKFISGGKFVYFLDDLNIIKKTNMMMGSNTFDFVVYKVVTDGEL